The genomic DNA ATGAAATCCGTCAAAACGGTTACAATCTGAATATCCCTCGTTATGTAGATTCCAGTGATCCTGTTGAAAAGTTCGACATCTATGCCACCATGTTCGGAGGCATCCCTCACAGTGAGATTGACGAACTTCAAAAATATTGGGACACATTCCCTTCTTTGCGTGAAGAATTGTTTAGAGCGGATACAGACAAACCTTATTCTCAGTTGAGGGCCGAAGATACTCAATCAGTTATAGAGCAGAATGCAGACGTGAAAGCCTTCCAGAAGAGGTTTGCACGGGCTTTCGAAGGTTTTGCCAATAGTGTTCATCATCGGCTGATTGATCATGTAGATACGATAAATCCACAAAAAGAACTGGATGCTATTTCCGATGATATTTTTGCCCGTTTGCATGAAACACCACTTATTAACCGGTATGCAGCCTATCAAGCTTTGGCTGACAACTGGCAGGGCATCACCAACGACATTGAGACCATACAGCAGGAAGGCATTGGAGCGGTAAGAGTAGTAGAACCTGCTTATAAACTGGTAAAGAAAGGCGACGAAGAGATTGAAGTGCCAGATGGTTTGAAAGGCCGCATTATTCCTTTTGAATTGGTACAACAGGAAAAATTTCAAGATGAACTGAAAGCTATAGCCGGTTTACAGATGCGGGTAGAAGAAATCTCAGGTGAACTGGATGAAATCCGTGAAAGCTTCTCAGAAGAGGAATCTGAGGCTTATTTGGATAGTGAAAAGGAAAATGCCTTTGATAAGAAAGCCATTACTGCGGGAGCAAAAGCCAAAAAGGATGCGGTGGAAGAGGAAACTAAAGAGAAACTGAAGAAGATTGTCAAACTCTGGGAGGAACAGAAAAACAAAAACAAACAAATCAAGGAGGCAAAGCAGGCTCTTATTGACAAAACGGTAGAAGCGATAGAGAATCTTTCTGACGAAGATATTTCTCTGTTCCTGCATAAAAAATGGATTGATCCTATTATCAAAGGTATTGATGAAACGCTCACTGAGGTTTTGTCGGCTTTTGAAACTAAAGTGCTTACATTAGGTAAGAAATATGCTATAAGTTATAAGCAGTTGAATGAGGACTTGGGAAAATCCCAAAAAGAATTATCTGATCTTATTGGTGAACTGACTGGAGATGAGTTTACTTTATTAGGACTTAATGAGTTGATTAATGGTGAAAAGAAATAAGTATATGAACGTACCTGAAATTAGATTTAAAGGATTAGATAAAACTTGGAACAAAAAAACATTGGATGAACTCGTTCAACTGAATAGTGGAATGGATTATAAGCACTTATGTAATGGGAATATACCTGTATATGGAACTGGTGGATACATGTTAAGTGTTAACGCAGCTTTATCTTACGATAAAGATGCTATAGGAATAGGACGTAAAGGTACTATTAACAAACCATATATATTAAAAGCACCTTTTTGGACTGTTGATACACTCTTTTATGCAATACCTCGTAAATATAATAACTTACAATTTTGTAATTGCATATTTCAAAGAATTGATTGGTTAAAATACGATGAATCCACAGGAGTTCCAAGTCTATCCAAAAATATAATAAATTCAATAGAGGTAAATTGTGCTCCTAGTTATGACGAACAGCAAAAGATAGCATCTTATTTCCAGTCATTAGATTCATTAATTCAAACCACATCAAAGAAACTTGTATCTTTAAAACAAATAAAAGATGCAAGCCTACAATCTATGTTTCCACAAGAAGGAGAAACTGTACCTAAAGTAAGATTTAAAGGATTTGAAGGAGAATGGGAAAAAATTCCTTTTGGGTCATTCTTAAAAGAAAGTTATGAAAGGTCAACAGTAGAGAATGAGGATATTTTATTATCGTCCGCAATTACAGGAGTGTACTTAAACTCTGAATTATTTGGACATCAAAGAGGAGCTTCTAATATTGGATATAAGAAAATAAAAAAGAATATGCTAATTCTTTCAACCCAAAATCTCCATTTAGGAAATGCCAATGTTAATTTAAGATTTGAGCATGGACTTATATCACCAGCTTACAAGGTCTACGAAATCGTTAATATATCACCATTATTCCTACAACAATGGATAAAAATGGATTCTACAAAAGTTTTTTTCCTGAATGCAACAACAGCAGGTGCTAGTTTGTGTAGAAAGAACATTGTGTGGGATGATTTGTACAAACAAATAGTATTGATCCCTTCAAAAAATGAACAAGTTAAAATAGGATTATTCTTTTCAAATCTTGATAAACAAATCTCTCTCCAAACCCAACGCCTTGAAAAGCTAAAACAAATCAAGGCAGCTTGTCTGGATAAGATGTTTGTGTAAAATATCATTCAAACCTTTAATGGAGTAAATATGGATAATATAAACGACATACAATATTTCGTCAAGGAAAGTCTGTTTGAACAAGCCTTGGTCGACCTTCTCCCCCATCACGGTTGGGAAAAGGAAGTCCTTGTACAACCCACAGAAGATGATTTGATCCAGAACTGGGCAAAGATTCTCTTTGACAACAACCGTGACATCAACAAATTAGGCAATTATCCGCTTACTGCGAGTGAGATGCGCCAAATCATCGATCAGGTGAATCTGTGCGACAGCCCATACGCCATGAATATGTTTATCAATGGCGGACAGGTATGTATCAAACGCGACAATCCTGCCGATACAAACAATTACGGCAAGGAAGTATATCTGAAGATTTTCGATGCACGCGAAATCAGTGCCGGACAGAGCCGCTACCAGATTGCCCGCCAACCTCGTTTCAAGGCTTCGCACCCGTTGGGCGGTGACCGACGGGGCGATGTGATGTTGCTCATCAATGGCATGCCGGTGATTCATATAGAGCTGAAACGTTCCAAAGTAGATGTAAGTCAGGCTACCTTTCAGATTAAGCGTTATACCCACGAAGGTGTATTCGACAACGGTATCTTCAAGATGGTGCAGATTTTCGTGGCCATGACTCCGGAAGAAACACTCTATTTTGCCAATCCGGGCAAAGAAGAGAATTTCAAGCCGGAATTCTATTTCCATTGGGAAGACTTTAACAACACAATCATACGAGACTGGAGGCGAATTGTATCCGATTTGCTCAGCATCCCCATGGCACATCAGCTAATCGGTTATTATACCATTGCCGACGATAAGGATAAGACACTGAAAGTACTTCGCAGCTATCAGTATTTTGCAGCCAGCAAAATCAGTGACATAACGCATAAGACTAACTGGGATACTCATCAGCATCGTGGCGGATACGTGTGGCATACCACCGGTTCCGGAAAGACCATGACCAGTTTCAAGTCAGCACAGCTTATAGCCAATTCCGGCGATGCAGACAAAGTGGTATTTCTATTGGACCGCATTGAGCTGAGCGTGCAATCATTGGATGAATACCGTGGATTTGCGGGAGAAGACGAAGCTATTCAGGATACGCAGAACACAGCTATCCTGTTGAGTAAGCTCAAAAGTACAGATAACGACGACCGACTGATTGTGACCTCTATTCAGAAGATGTCGAACATCAAAGCAGGGAAAGATATTTCGCAAGATGACATTGATTTGATAGATCGTAAACGACTGGTATTTATCATAGACGAATGTCATCGTAGCGTGTTCGGCGATATGCTGATAGGTATCAAGAATACCTTCAAAAGAGCCCTGCTTTTCGGTTTCACGGGAACACCAGTCTTCAAAGAAAACGCCAAGCATGAAATCATGACCGAAACCATATTCGGCGACATGATTCATAAATACACCATCGCCAACGGAATCCCTGATCACAACGTATTGGGATTCGATCCGTATATGGTGAGAACCTACGAAGACAATGAGCTTCGCGAAAAAGTGGCATTCTCCCAACTGAAGGTAAACAGCATCGAGGAGATTGAAAATGACGAACAGAAAATGTCTATTTACAACATGTTCATGAATGAACTGAAGATGCCGGACACTTATAAGGAAGGAGATGAAACCTTACACGGAATAGAACATTATCTGCCTAAAGACTTGTATCAGCAGCCTGTTCATCACCAGGCTGTCGCAGCCGACATCGCAAGTGGAAGGGATAAACTGAGCAAGAACGGTAAATTCCACGCAATTCTGGCTACAAAGAATATACCTGAGGCAATAGCTTATTATCGGATATTCAAGGAGCAATATCCTTCCCTGAATGTGGTAGCCGTATTCGACAACAACATAGACAATTCTGATGGCGGAATTGCCAAGGAAGATGCCTTGCTGGAGATGCTGGATGACTATAACCGGAAATATGGAACAACATTCCAGCTTTCCACATATGCCAAATACAAAAAGGATGTGGCCAAAAGACTGGCACACAAGAAGCCTTACCTCAATATAGAACATGATCACACACAGCAGATAGACCTGCTTATTGTGGTCTCACAGATGTTGACAGGTTATGATTCCAAATGGGTAAATACGCTGTATGTGGATAAGGTAATGAAATATGTGGACATTATCCAGTCGTTCTCACGCACCAACCGCCTGTTTGGTCCGGACAAGCCTTTCGGCATTATCCGCTATTACTCTTTCCCTTACACCATGGAGCAGAATATCAACGATGCACTCGATGTATATGTGGACAGGCCGTTAGGTGTTTTTGTCGATAAACTGGAAAGCAATCTGACAAATATCAACCAGAAGTTCTTGCACATAAGGGATATATTCCAGGCACAGAAAATCGAAAACTTTACCAAATTGCCGGAATCAAGAGAAGACAGGAATATGTTTGCCAAAGATTTCAGCCAGATGACTCATCTGCTGGAAGCAGCCAAGCTGCAAGGATTCACATGGGATAAGGATGAATATGAGTTCCAGCATGGCGATACCTATACCTACGTCAAAATGGAACTGGACGAACAGACTTACCTTATTCTGCTGCAACGATACAGGGAACTGTTTGAAGGTAATGGAGATGGCAGTACGGAAGGAAATGATTTTGACTATCCTATTGATACCTATATCACAGAAACAGGTACGGGTACGATCGATGCCGAATATATCAACTCCAAGTTTGTGAAGTTCATCAAGAACCTCTACATGTCCGGTCCGGGAAGCGAACTGACCAAAGAAGCCTTTAAAGAGTTGCACAAAACCTTTGCTTCTCTATCACAAAAGGATCAGCGTACGGCAATGATTATCCTGCACGACCTGCAAAGTGGAGATTTGCATCTGTCGCCGGGTAAGACGATTTATGATTATATCGCAGAATACCAATTCCGTGAATTACACAAACAAGTAATGATTCTGGCCGAAGCGACCGGTTTAAATGCCAGTCAACTGGAGCACATCATGAGTCGTAATGTAACGGAACAGAATCTGAATGAGTTCAGCCAGTTTGACAACCTGAAGCTGACATTGAACATGACCAAGACCCGTGAATTCATTGCCAAAGTAGAAGGTACAGAGGTTCCGGCTCGTCTGGTTATTCCCAAGGCAGACAAATTACTTCGAGAGTTTATTTTAGACAGCAGTTGTAGAGAACATATTCTGAAAGCGTACTTGAACATGGAGGAGAATTATCAATCCGAAGAAGAACAGGTGCCGCAAGACGAAGACGTTATTACAGACGAAGTACAGCATGTAGACATGGCCGTCATAAAAGATAATATCCGGAGTATTCTGAAAACAACTTTGACCACAGTGCTTCCACAAATGCGTCCTATCGACGAGATTATAGACAGCGCATTCTATGTAATAGACACACCGTCAATTGATTCTTTGGACAATGTAGGCATGTTTATTCAGCGGGCATTTACAAATCTGTACGGTAAGAAAGCAACTATCGTAGATAAGTTTGTGGCATTTAATTTATTGGTCACCAAGTTTGAAGCATATCTGAAGAAATTATATTATCTGATGAAAGGCCATGAAGTTCCTGCCCAAAATCCGGGTGAAGATGTAACTTGGAAAAACGTGATTTATGCTCATAAATGTCTGTGGAATCTGAAATACAGCACGGATGAAGGAAAGCAGCAGCTATATCAATACCTTATGCTCATTAAAGGCTGGAGAAACAGTGAATCACATATTTCTCCTACAGCTTCAGAACAGGAAGTTGATACTGCAATCAGCATCATCCTGACCATGTATTTCTATGCTACAGGCTCTTCTATTACAGATTTGGAAATGAATGGACATGAAATACAAAAGTCCGAAAGTGTTCACAAAGAAAATTCTTATGTCCATAAAGTAATTCAGTTGCATCCATATTATAATGAAGAAAATGATGACCAACAACTGGTCGCTGAAGCGAACGTAAAGGATTGGCCAGAAGAAAAACGAATCGCAACTCTGAAAAAGAGCATTTGCCAGCTTATAGGATATGAGCCTAAAAAGTCACCTTTGAACAAGCAAAGACATTGGATTGCGATTTATCGTATAGCAGCAGATAAGGGATTTATCATAGAAGGTGATTTTGCTTATTTCAAAAGAATCATTGATAATATGCAAATAAGTAATCTTCCTGTTCCTCTTAAAATAGAATCGCTACAAAGCTCCATCAAAGACGTGTATGCAAAAGATATTGAATATTGGACAGACAATAACCTTAGTGGCAAAAAACTAGCAGAGTATGAAGATATTAAGAAATGTGCTGATGCGTTTGCCAAGATTGTAGGAAATAATATTAATACGAAATAAGACGATTATCATGAAACATATATCAATCCGTGTGCCTTGGCACGATAATAAATGGAATGGAACTATTTGTCAATGTCCGAAAAATAATCCATTCTGCATGATGCTTCACAATATATCTGAAAAAAAAGATGAGAACAAAGAAGAAACTTATGCAGGAAAGGATTGGAATTCTCTCAAGCAAGATCAATTACCTGCTTGTGTTGGCGAGAATGGTGGTTTTATGAATGAGAAGCCATATAAAAGAACCTTCAAACATGTTTATGCTTTTGGAGAGACTCCACATGCAAAGCTCTTACCTACAACAATAGAACTCAAACCATATAGCTTTTTTGGAATACCTTTCCGATATCTATCTCGTGATTATCAGGAAGAACTGAATCATAAATATCCGAATATGTCTGATGATGAAACTGCACCGTTTCCTACATCTTGGGTATATGGAAAAGAGAGACAGTTTGAAATATTAAATCACTTTAGATTAAATATAGAAGCTGGCACTTCACTCGGAGTTTTCTATTGCAAAAGTGGTAATCCAATTGATGAAGATGCAAAATTAATCGTTGGTATAGGTGAAATTACTAAAGTTTTACCGCTACAAACATATGAGACAACAACTGATTATACATATCCTTTTTGGGATTTGATTTTTGAACATGGTATAAGAACTGATTTGAAGAAGTCAAAAGGATTTCTTTTGCCATATCATGAATATATGTCACTTGATGAAGACTATGTAAAAGCCCAAACAGGAAAATCAAAACAAGAAGTAATTGATGAAATAAAAATTACCATTCCAAAGCTAGGCAATAGCCAGAAAATTTTTAACGAGTTGTCGTATGGTTGTGAATATGTTAGTAACCATAGCATGTTGATTATTTTGAATGTAGCCAGGAAATGTTTAGAATGTGTCATTAATCATGGACTTGTCGGAGGAAACTGGAAACAACAAATTTTGTGGATAGATTCCCAAATTGCAAAGGTGAAGGATATGATAGGTCCTTTCCCAGCTTTCGCCGAGGCTTTATCAGCAATAGGGGTAAATTATGCATTTATAATTGAACAGGATTTACGAAATAATGGATATTGTAGGGTTAAAGATAATCCATGGGAAGCCTTTGATAAATTGATGAAAGATGAATTGTCTCTTCCTGATTCCGTATATAAAAGTGAACTTACTCATTATCGTATTCTTTGGAAAAATACTCTAAGTAACCAAAGACAAGTACTGGAACTGCTATCACGTTTTGAAATAAATTCGGAAGTAATAAAATGGTGGTTTGATAGTCCTGGCTGCTATGATGAATTATTAAATAATCCATATATTATCAGCGAGGAGAGTCTTATTGAAAATTATCTTCCTGTTACAACCGAAATGATTGATCTTGGCATAATGGCTGACCCTAAGATTCAAGGCAAATGGACTCCAAAAGCTCCTTCACTAGTGGAATCCGTAATTGATAATAGAAGGATCCGCTCATTTATCATTTCAAAACTTGTGGCAAGTCTCAGTGATGGTGATACATTAATTTCTGCAAACGAGATTGAGTTATATATAAAAGATTGTTTGGCTGCGGACAATCATCAACTGCCATATAATTATTTAATGTCAAACAAAGAGTTCATTGAAGAAAAAACTATATATCTTAATACTGATGACAGGTGTGCACTGCAGTTGAAGGAATATAAAGAAATTGATGATTATTTGCGTAAGATATTCAAAGGTCGTGCTTCAAAGGATGTCAAATCACCATTAAAAGAAGACTGGAATACGATCGTTAAAGCATCTATTGATGGTTACAATGAAGCAAATGAGCGATGCCGTAATGCTGTAGCTGACCAGGTAAAGGCATTGGAAATGTTCTGCAGTAAGCGCCTTTCTGTGCTGGCAGGTCCAGCTGGAACAGGCAAAACTACAGTTGTCAAAGCTTTCTTAAAATCGCCACAAATAAAAGCAGAAGGTACACTCCTTTTGGCTCCTACAGGGAAAGCGCGAGTTCGCTTGGGTAACATGTCTGCAGATATTCAAGCCCTAACTATTGCGCAATTTCTGACGCGTCAGGGTTTCTTTGACTGGGATACAATGACACCTTGTGTTCCTGAAGATGCAGAAAAACGTAAATACTGTGGAGCCAAAAATGTCATTATTGACGAGTGCTCCATGCTTACATGTAAGGACTTTTATGTCTTAATGAAAGCATTGGATTTAAAGAACATTAATCGAATAATTTTAATTGGAGATCCATTTCAATTACCTCCTATTGGCCCTGGCAGACCATTTGCAGACTTATTTAACTACCTAAAGGATAATAAAGACGAATATTTAAGATCGGCAATAACAAAATTACGATATGTTGTAAGAACTATTAATACAGGAGACTCTGACATATTGACTTTAGCATCATGGTTCTCTGGAGAAAAACCTGCAAAGAATTCCGATCTCATTTTTGAGCAAGTTGCCAAAGGAAATCTTAATAATGACTTGGTTGTTTATACTTGGAATGATGAAAACGACCTTAAAGACTGCTTGAAAGAGGCCATTGAAAAAGAGTTGCCAGAAGAGGAAGGTAAATCTTTATCCGATAAGATTCGTAAATCTATAGGACTTGACGATGTAAATAAAGCCTTAAATGATCCGTCAAAGGTTGAAAAATTTCAGGTTTTATCCCCAGTAAAAAATCCGGTATGGGGAACATTCCAGATTAATTCGTATTTCCAAGAGTGGGTTGGTATAAATAAAAATTTTTCAATAGAAATAGCTCCTATTACCATATCTGCTCTAGATAAGGTCATTCAATTAAAGAATGAACGCAAGAAATCTACGAGTAAAGAAGAATGTCAACTTTCAAATGGTCAAATAGGTTTTGTTAATTATGCAAATAAGAGGGAAAAGAAATCGACAGTTGTTTTTACCGGGTTACCCAACAAGAGATTTTCATATTATTCTTCTAAGTCGGATGAGGCTGATAATACAATAGACTTGGCTTATGCTATAACTATCCATAAGAGTCAAGGGAGCGATTTTGATACTGTGTTGGTTGTTCTTCCTAAAAGCGGACGTATACTTTCACGTGAACTAATCTATACAGCTTTAACACGAGCAAGAAAGAAATTAATTCTGTTGATACAAGATAATATATCGTGGTTAATCGAGTATACTAAACCTCAGATGTCAGTTCTAGCTAAGCGAAATACAAATCTTTTTTCTACATCTGTTCGTGAAGATATTTCAAACATTCCATATGTGGAAGGATTGATTCACACAACCTTAAAGCCAGGTTTAATCGTACGTAGCAAGTCTGAAGTAATTATTGCTAATATACTATATGAACGAGGTATTGACTTTGAATATGAAAGAATGATAGAAGATAACGGCCGCCGATGTATTCCTGATTTTACTTTTGAAGATGCATCTGGAGATACCATTCTTTGGGAACATTTAGGAATGTTAGATAATCCCGCCTATAAGGAATCATGGGAAAAGAAACGAGATTTTTATAAATCAATCGGTTACATAGAAGGAGTAAATTTATTTACTACAGTTGACCATGAGAACGGAAGTATTGATTCTACAGAAATTGCTGCAATAGTAGATAAATTAGAAGATTTAATATAAAAGATTATGAACAATGCAGAAAGACTGCATTGTTCATAATTAGCTTTGTATTGTTTGATAAATAGTATTGCCTATGCCAACAAATAAAAATGCACAGTTAAGATACCAGATTATAGATAAATGCCTGAGCAATTGGTCTAGGCGTTACTATATTGAGGATTTAGTAGATGCCTGCAATGAAGCGCTCTATCTGTATAATGGAGAAACGAAAGATGGTTGCGGAGTAAAAAAACGTCAAGTACAAGAAGATCTAAAATTCATTGAAAGTGAAGAAGGATATAGTATGGAGATAGATGCCATTCGAGATGGACATAGAAAATATTACCGATACCATACCAAAGGGGCTTCTATTAAAAATCAACCTATCAATCAAGAAGAGCTCAATTTGATTTATGATGCATTGATACTTCTTAAACGTTTCGATGGAGTACCACAATTTGAGTGGTTAAACGACCTTGAAAAAAGACTATATACGACCAGTAAATTAGGAGATAGTCTGGATTCAGTTGTAAGTTTTCAGCATAATCCCTATCTCAAAGGAATGGATTTATACTATAAACCCATTTTTAATGCAATTGTTAACAAAAGGGTAATTGAAATTATATATCATCCATTTGGGAAGGATGCTAGAACTGTAATTGTTACTCCTTATCATCTTAAACAATATAATAATCGCTGGTTTCTGATCGGCAAACATAAAGACTCGGATTATCTATCAAACTTTGCAATTGATAGAATCGAAGGAGTAAAGGAAACATCTAAACCATACATAATACAACCTGAAGGAATAGATTTTAAAGAATACTTTAGCGATATCGTCGGCGTTTCGCGTTCAAATGCTCCTGTAGAAGAAGTCATTTTAAAGGTTAGTGATAAAGCCATTGGATATATTGTGACTAAGCCACTTCATGAATCTCAATCAGCAGTGACAACACCTCTTGAAGATGGATATTGGAAGATAACCTTAAAAGTCCAAAATAATTATGAGTTACGTTCTTTGCTCCGTTCGTTTGGTGCACAAATAGAGGTTATTGCCCCTGAGTCATTACGACAAATGATGAAAGAAACAGCCGAGACTGTGAGTCAGATATACGAGAAATAATAAAATCACGATAACCAACGACTATGAATATGCCCGAAAATTTATATTTAGAATTTGATGCTTTTTTACGATCAATCAAACAAAATTTAGATGGGTCATTTGGTGTCCTATTAGGTGCCGGTGCATCCATCTCATCTGGTATTCAATCGGCAAATGATTGCATATGGGATTGGAAATTTTTAATATATCAATCATTATCAGGTAATCAAAAAAAATTAGTAGATCCCAAAAAATCTGATTTAAGTAAAGACATCATTCAGAAATGGTTAGATGTGCAAGGGAAATATCCACAATTGGGGAGTCCAGAAGAATATTCTTTTTATGCCGAAGCTTCATATCCAATAGATGCGGACAGAACTAAATATTTTGAAAGCCTGTGCAATGGAAAAAGTCCGTATGTAGGATATAAATTGCTATGTCTGTTGAATAAATATGGAATTGTAAAATCTGTCTGGAGTACAAATTTCGATGGACTCGTGGAAAGAGCTGCACAACAAGCCAATATAACACCTATAGCTATAAATCTTGATTGCGTTGATCGTATATATAGGACAGAAAGTTCAAGTGAATTACTTTATATAGCATTACATGGAGATTGTAAATTTAGAACACTCAAAAATACAGAGAAAGAACTAGATTCACAGAATAGTGAATTTGTTTCAGCTTTGCGACGTTATTTTGTTGACAAAAATTTAATTATCATAGGATATAGTGGAAGAGATAAATCCCTTATGTCTGCTTTGAAAGAAGCTTTTACGGATAAGGGAGCAGGAAGATTGTATTGGTGTGGCTACGGCAAGGATATTACACCAGAAATAGCAGATTTGATTCAAACTATTCGATCTGCTGGAAGACAAGCGTTTTATATTGACACAAACGGATTTGATAACGTCATGTTATCTCTTGTAAAATTCTGTTTTAATGAAGATTCTAATAAACAAGAGGAGATCAATGAAATACTTAAAGTAATAAGTATAGACAATACAACAACTCCATTTTACATACAGGATGGAAATACAAAAAAATATCTGAAAAGTAATCTAATTCCAGCTACTTTTCCCGATGAAATATTTCAGTTTCAAATTTCATACGATGAGAATGAAAACAGATGGAAATATCTTAGAGAAAAGATTAAAGAAAAACCCCTTATTGCTGTACCATATAAAGACAAAGTATATGCCATCTCAACTGTATCTACTATCAATGAAGTTTTTGGGAAAAATTTAATTAGTGAAATTGAGCGTGTTCATATTTCTATTAATGAAATAGAGAAGAATAGTCATTTTAAAGAATTATTTCTCAAAGATGCACTTTATGGAATCTCTCAAATTAGAGGGTTAGGTGTTGATTACAAGCGTTCTATGCTATATAAAAAAAGATATTTATGCAAATAAGAATAATGTAACAATACATGAAGCTATTGAATGTGGATTATCATTTGTCCAACAAAAGAAATATGTCTTGTTTTCAATCACTCCAACAGTCTATTTTATTTCTAATGGCCAAATAAAAAAGGAGATCAAACAACAATACTCTCATGAGTATTTGGATAAAATGAGAAATCAGCAATATGAGAAGAAATTACAAGAATGGTGTAATATAATGTTTAATGGTAAAAGATTATGTTTTGAGATACCTGTTAATTCACGAAGTGGTTTTATCTTTAAAATATCCAATAATCGTGGTTATGCTGAAATACACCATTACGGACAAGGTAACATAACGATATATTCTCCGAAGGGATATAATATAAATCAAACATTATATCATGGCATACACATTAACGAACCCAAGCTTGAATTTATAAATCCATACGTTAATAAACCAGCATATGATGACAATCCGATGAGAGGATTATCAAAATACAGACCTTTCGATGCGAATTATTTTGATGTATTCCCTAAAGATGTATGCATTGGCAGTATCTGTCCTACTTCTTATTCTTTAAAATTTAGTGAATTTCTAAAAAGACTAAATTCTACAGTATCTGCAGATAAATTATCCGACTATGTACATCATTATACCGGTTTTAGTAATATTTATAACTGTAGACTTGATATTCCTGAAATACATTCTGAAAAATGGGTATCAATAAATGATAATCCTAAAAGTGCCATTAATTTAGCAAAAACTATTTGTACAGAAGGGCAAAAACTTTCAGAACAGTTCCCAGGAATTGTGCTATTAATATTTGTACCTAATTCATGGAGTAACTATAGACAATTCAATTATCATGGAGAAACATTTGATTTGCATAACTATATTAAAGCGTTTGCCGCCCAACATAGATTCACGACCCAATTTATAGAAGAAAAAACTTTATATAACAAGATGGTATGTAAAATTTCATGGTGGCTCTCTTTAGCTTTATTTGTGAAAGCTTTAAGAACTCCCTGGACTCTTGCAGACTTAGATCAAAATACAGCATATGCAGGAATTGGATATAGCATAAAAAAGCAATATTCAGGTAAAGCTGAAGTTGTTTTAGGTTGTAGCCATATATACAATGCACAAGGACAGGGATTAAGATATAAACTGTCAAAAGTTGAAC from Parabacteroides merdae ATCC 43184 includes the following:
- a CDS encoding ATP-dependent DNA helicase translates to MKHISIRVPWHDNKWNGTICQCPKNNPFCMMLHNISEKKDENKEETYAGKDWNSLKQDQLPACVGENGGFMNEKPYKRTFKHVYAFGETPHAKLLPTTIELKPYSFFGIPFRYLSRDYQEELNHKYPNMSDDETAPFPTSWVYGKERQFEILNHFRLNIEAGTSLGVFYCKSGNPIDEDAKLIVGIGEITKVLPLQTYETTTDYTYPFWDLIFEHGIRTDLKKSKGFLLPYHEYMSLDEDYVKAQTGKSKQEVIDEIKITIPKLGNSQKIFNELSYGCEYVSNHSMLIILNVARKCLECVINHGLVGGNWKQQILWIDSQIAKVKDMIGPFPAFAEALSAIGVNYAFIIEQDLRNNGYCRVKDNPWEAFDKLMKDELSLPDSVYKSELTHYRILWKNTLSNQRQVLELLSRFEINSEVIKWWFDSPGCYDELLNNPYIISEESLIENYLPVTTEMIDLGIMADPKIQGKWTPKAPSLVESVIDNRRIRSFIISKLVASLSDGDTLISANEIELYIKDCLAADNHQLPYNYLMSNKEFIEEKTIYLNTDDRCALQLKEYKEIDDYLRKIFKGRASKDVKSPLKEDWNTIVKASIDGYNEANERCRNAVADQVKALEMFCSKRLSVLAGPAGTGKTTVVKAFLKSPQIKAEGTLLLAPTGKARVRLGNMSADIQALTIAQFLTRQGFFDWDTMTPCVPEDAEKRKYCGAKNVIIDECSMLTCKDFYVLMKALDLKNINRIILIGDPFQLPPIGPGRPFADLFNYLKDNKDEYLRSAITKLRYVVRTINTGDSDILTLASWFSGEKPAKNSDLIFEQVAKGNLNNDLVVYTWNDENDLKDCLKEAIEKELPEEEGKSLSDKIRKSIGLDDVNKALNDPSKVEKFQVLSPVKNPVWGTFQINSYFQEWVGINKNFSIEIAPITISALDKVIQLKNERKKSTSKEECQLSNGQIGFVNYANKREKKSTVVFTGLPNKRFSYYSSKSDEADNTIDLAYAITIHKSQGSDFDTVLVVLPKSGRILSRELIYTALTRARKKLILLIQDNISWLIEYTKPQMSVLAKRNTNLFSTSVREDISNIPYVEGLIHTTLKPGLIVRSKSEVIIANILYERGIDFEYERMIEDNGRRCIPDFTFEDASGDTILWEHLGMLDNPAYKESWEKKRDFYKSIGYIEGVNLFTTVDHENGSIDSTEIAAIVDKLEDLI
- a CDS encoding helix-turn-helix transcriptional regulator, yielding MPTNKNAQLRYQIIDKCLSNWSRRYYIEDLVDACNEALYLYNGETKDGCGVKKRQVQEDLKFIESEEGYSMEIDAIRDGHRKYYRYHTKGASIKNQPINQEELNLIYDALILLKRFDGVPQFEWLNDLEKRLYTTSKLGDSLDSVVSFQHNPYLKGMDLYYKPIFNAIVNKRVIEIIYHPFGKDARTVIVTPYHLKQYNNRWFLIGKHKDSDYLSNFAIDRIEGVKETSKPYIIQPEGIDFKEYFSDIVGVSRSNAPVEEVILKVSDKAIGYIVTKPLHESQSAVTTPLEDGYWKITLKVQNNYELRSLLRSFGAQIEVIAPESLRQMMKETAETVSQIYEK
- a CDS encoding SIR2 family protein is translated as MPENLYLEFDAFLRSIKQNLDGSFGVLLGAGASISSGIQSANDCIWDWKFLIYQSLSGNQKKLVDPKKSDLSKDIIQKWLDVQGKYPQLGSPEEYSFYAEASYPIDADRTKYFESLCNGKSPYVGYKLLCLLNKYGIVKSVWSTNFDGLVERAAQQANITPIAINLDCVDRIYRTESSSELLYIALHGDCKFRTLKNTEKELDSQNSEFVSALRRYFVDKNLIIIGYSGRDKSLMSALKEAFTDKGAGRLYWCGYGKDITPEIADLIQTIRSAGRQAFYIDTNGFDNVMLSLVKFCFNEDSNKQEEINEILKVISIDNTTTPFYIQDGNTKKYLKSNLIPATFPDEIFQFQISYDENENRWKYLREKIKEKPLIAVPYKDKVYAISTVSTINEVFGKNLISEIERVHISINEIEKNSHFKELFLKDALYGISQIRGLGVDYKRSMLYKKRYLCK